AAGTACTTCGCGCTCACCGACAAGCCGCTGGCCGACGGCGGCCGTCTGACGAACCGCTTCCTGATCGTCTCCAACATCGAGACGGGCAACCCCGGGCAGATCGTGACGGGTAACGAGCGCGTGGTGCGTCCGCGTCTGGCCGATGCGAAGTTCTTCTTCGAGCAGGACAAGAAGAAGCCGCTGGCCGATCGCGTGCCGCTGCTCGCGAACGTCGTGTATCACAACAAGCTGGGCTCGCAGTTCGAGCGCACACAGCGTCTGGTAAAGCTCGCCGGTGCGATCGCGCACATGATCGGTACGGATCAGGATGGCGTGAAACTCGCCGAGCGCGGCGCACTGCTGGCCAAAGCCGACCTGCTGACCGACATGGTCGGCGAGTTCCCCGAATTGCAAGGCACGATGGGCACGTACTACGCACGTCATGATGGCGAAGCTGCCGACGTCGCGCTGGCCTGCTCGGAACACTATCAGCCGCGTTTCGCCGGCGACGCCCTGCCCGCCAGCACCACCGGCACAGTGGTGGCACTGGCCGACAAGCTCGAAACGCTGGTCGGCATCTGGGGCATCGGCCTGCAACCGACGGGAGAGAAAGACCCGTTCGCGCTGCGCCGTCACGCGCTGGGCATCGTGCGCATGCTCATCGAGAAGCGTTTGCCGGTGATTCTGCCGGAACTGCTGAACGTCACGTACAAGCAGTTCACCACGGGCGTGGCCGATTCCGCTTACCTGAACGACGTCTACCAGTTCGTGCTCGACCGACTGCGCGGCTACCTGCGAGAGCAGGGATATGCCGCCAACGAAATCGAAGCGGTGCTGGCCGATCACCCGAAGTATCTCGGCGATCTGATCGAGCGTCTGGATGCCGTGCGCGCCTTCTCGGCGCTGCCGCAAGCCGAAGCGCTCGCCGCCGCGAACAAGCGTATCGGCAACATCCTGAAGAAGACGGCCCCGCCGGCCGACGGCACGATTTCGCCGGACCTGCTGCTGGAATCGGCCGAGAAAGCGCTTAACGCCGCGCTCGAAAAGGTGACGCCGGTGGTCGAGCGGCACTTCGAAGCACGCGAGTACGCGCAGGCGCTTTCCGCGCTGGCCGAGCTGCGCGATGCGGTCGACGCCTTCTTCAACGACGTGATGGTGATGGCCGAGGAGGATGCGTTGCGCCACAACCGTCTCGCGTTGCTCAAGAACCTGCACTTCCAGATGAACCGCGTGGCCGATCTCTCGAAGCTCGCCGCCTGATGTTCCAACGAGTCAACTGAGCCACTCATGGATTCGCGCAAAGATCGCACCCCCGGCCCCGCCGCCCGAAAACTCGTGATTCTCGACCGGGACGGCGTGATCAACGCCGACTCGGATCAATTCATCAAGTCGACGGACGAGTGGGTACCGCTGCCCGGCAGTCTCGAGGCCATCGGTCGGCTCAATCAGGCCGGGTACCGCGTGGTCGTCGCGACGAACCAGTCGGGCGTGGGGCGCGGTCTTTTCGACATGGCGACGCTCGGTGCGATGCACGCGAAGATGTCGAAGCTGGCGGCGGCCGCCGGCGGACGCATCGACGCCGTGTTCTTCTGTCCGCATACCTCGGTGGATGCCTGCGACTGCCGCAAGCCCAAGCCCGGTCTGTTCCAGGAAATCGCGCGACGCTACGAAGTCGACCTGACCGGTGTTCCGGCCGTGGGCGATTCGCTGCGCGATCTTCAGGCGGCTGCGGCCGTGGGTGCGCTGCCGCATCTGGTGCTCACCGGCAAGGGCAAGAAGACGCTCGCCGCAGGCAACCTGCCCGAAGGCACGCGCGTGCACGATAGTCTGGCGGCGTTCGTCAACGATCTGCTTGCCGACAAGGACGCGTAACCTCACGCTCGCCCCCGAACAACGACCGCCCAGCCTTCGCTGAACTGCCGCCCCGCCGCGCGTACTATGACGTGGTCACGCGCAAACATCGCGAAGACGATCGATCCCAGGCCCGAACCCCATGCTGCAACTTCGCTCGATTCTCTTCTTCATCTTCCAGATCGTCTGGACGATTCCGTACGCCATCGCGTGCATCCTGTCGTTCCCGTTCCTGTCGCGCGTGCAGCGCTACTGGTTCGCGGTGGGCTGGTGCAAGGTCGTGACGCGTGTCGGCGACAAGCTGTGCGGCATGCGCTATCGCGTGATCGGCTGGGAGAACCTGCCGCAGACACCGGCGATCATTCTGTCCAAGCACCAATCGGCGTGGGAGACGGTAGCGCTGCCCGCGCTGATGCCGCGCCCGCTGTGCTACGTGTTCAAACGCGAGTTGCTGTACGTGCCTTTCTTCGGCTGGGCGCTGGGCCTGCTGAGCATGATTCACATCGATCGCCGCAAGGGCACGGATGCCTTCGCATCGGTCGTGAAGCAAGGGCGCGAGCGTCTGTCGGAAGGGTCGTGGATCATCATGTTCCCGGAAGGCACGCGCACGAAAACCGGTTCGCGTAACAAATACAAGTCGGGCGGCGCGCGTCTGGCCACCGCAACCGGTGCGCCGGTCGTGCCGATTGCGCACAATGCCGGACGTGTCTGGCCGCGCAACTCGTTTATGAAATTTCCCGGGGAAGTAATCG
The Pandoraea oxalativorans genome window above contains:
- a CDS encoding lysophospholipid acyltransferase family protein — its product is MLQLRSILFFIFQIVWTIPYAIACILSFPFLSRVQRYWFAVGWCKVVTRVGDKLCGMRYRVIGWENLPQTPAIILSKHQSAWETVALPALMPRPLCYVFKRELLYVPFFGWALGLLSMIHIDRRKGTDAFASVVKQGRERLSEGSWIIMFPEGTRTKTGSRNKYKSGGARLATATGAPVVPIAHNAGRVWPRNSFMKFPGEVIVSIGPVIETAGRTAEAVNADVAEWIEREMIRIDPAAYTSKPRASASDTSDATPRT
- the glyS gene encoding glycine--tRNA ligase subunit beta; translated protein: MMSTAQRTLLVELLTEELPPKALARLGDAFADGIANGLRTRGLTTHASVVTPFATPRRLAVSITNVLERAPDATIRAKVLPVSVALDANGNPTPPLAKKLAAMGFADLPVASLERAMDGKAEAFFHTYTAAGAQLADALQASLDETLGKLPIPKVMSYQRPDGETVQFVRPVHGLIALHGDTLVPATAIGLASGNKTQGHRFLSKGEVTVANADAYAATLEAEGKVVASFTGRRDAIRTQLLAAAGNDHVVMPDALLDEVTALVEWPAIYACHFEKEFLAVPQECLILTMQTNQKYFALTDKPLADGGRLTNRFLIVSNIETGNPGQIVTGNERVVRPRLADAKFFFEQDKKKPLADRVPLLANVVYHNKLGSQFERTQRLVKLAGAIAHMIGTDQDGVKLAERGALLAKADLLTDMVGEFPELQGTMGTYYARHDGEAADVALACSEHYQPRFAGDALPASTTGTVVALADKLETLVGIWGIGLQPTGEKDPFALRRHALGIVRMLIEKRLPVILPELLNVTYKQFTTGVADSAYLNDVYQFVLDRLRGYLREQGYAANEIEAVLADHPKYLGDLIERLDAVRAFSALPQAEALAAANKRIGNILKKTAPPADGTISPDLLLESAEKALNAALEKVTPVVERHFEAREYAQALSALAELRDAVDAFFNDVMVMAEEDALRHNRLALLKNLHFQMNRVADLSKLAA
- the gmhB gene encoding D-glycero-beta-D-manno-heptose 1,7-bisphosphate 7-phosphatase is translated as MDSRKDRTPGPAARKLVILDRDGVINADSDQFIKSTDEWVPLPGSLEAIGRLNQAGYRVVVATNQSGVGRGLFDMATLGAMHAKMSKLAAAAGGRIDAVFFCPHTSVDACDCRKPKPGLFQEIARRYEVDLTGVPAVGDSLRDLQAAAAVGALPHLVLTGKGKKTLAAGNLPEGTRVHDSLAAFVNDLLADKDA